One window of Leopardus geoffroyi isolate Oge1 chromosome B3, O.geoffroyi_Oge1_pat1.0, whole genome shotgun sequence genomic DNA carries:
- the LOC123582188 gene encoding olfactory receptor 4F6-like — protein sequence MGGGNNSVVSEIVLVGLTNSLKMQLVLFLVFSVFYVTGILGNLLIVLTVISDSHLHSPMYFLLANLSFIDMWVSSIAAPKMISDLFKERKVISFQGCIAQMFFIHVIGGTEMVLLIAMALDRYVAICRPLHYLTIMNFRTCILLLVAAWTIGIIHSLIQLVFVVNLPLCGPNELDSFYCDLPRFIRLACTDTYRLELMVTANSGFISLGTFFILVISYIFTLVIVWQRSSGGLCKALSTLSAHITVVVLFFGPCIFVYSWPFPTVPVDKFLAIFDVIITPFLNPAIYTFRNKEVKVAMRRTFSQVSSFRKMF from the coding sequence ATGGGGGGAGGAAATAATTCGGTGGTGTCTGAGATTGTGTTGGTGGGACTCACCAATTCTTTGAAGATGCAGCTTgtcttatttctagttttctctgtGTTCTATGTCACAGGTATTTTAGGAAACCTCCTCATTGTGCTCACAGTGATCTCTGACTCCCATTTACACTCCCCTATGTACTTCCTGCTGGCCAACCTCTCTTTTATTGACATGTGGGTTTCCTCCATTGCAGCTCCCAAGATGATTTCTGATCTTTTCAAGGAGAGAAAAGTAATCTCTTTCCAAGGCTGCATTGCTCAGATGTTCTTCATTCATGTTATTGGAGGAACTGAGATGGTTCTGCTCATTGCCATGGCCCTTGACCGTTATGTTGCTATATGCAGGCCTCTTCACTACCTGACCATCATGAACTTCAGAACTTGTATTTTACTCTTGGTGGCGGCCTGGACCATTGGGATCATCCACTCACTGATCCAACTTGTGTTTGTTGTAAACCTGCCACTCTGTGGCCCCAACGAACTGGACAGCTTTTACTGTGATCTTCCTCGATTTATTAGGCTTGCCTGCACAGACACTTACAGATTGGAGCTCATGGTCACTGCCAATAGTGGTTTCATCTCTCTGGggacttttttcattttggttatttcctATATCTTCACCTTGGTCATTGTTTGGCAACGTTCTTCAGGTGGCTTGTGCAAGGCCCTCTCTACTCTGTCAGCTCACATCACAGTGGTAGTCTTGTTTTTTGGTCCATGTATTTTTGTGTACTCATGGCCATTTCCCACAGTGCCAGTGGATAAGTTCCTTGCCATTTTTGACGTAATTATTACCCCATTTCTGAACCCTGCCATCTATACTTTTAGGAATAAAGAGGTGAAAGTGGCAATGAGGAGAACATTCAGTCAGGTGTCGAGTTTCAGGAAGATGTTTTAA